One window of Vespa velutina chromosome 2, iVesVel2.1, whole genome shotgun sequence genomic DNA carries:
- the LOC124946452 gene encoding RUN domain-containing protein 1 isoform X2 — protein sequence MEQEEMLTYQVINTIERKTCENDDIENSDESDRPSGERWAPVGANDGDNDFGDEYKYVDSIGNLSNDMERLKILEEEQEMLNSSLIALTTHFAQVQFRLRQIVDAPTNEKETLLKELEEFAFRGIPDVPNNLLFESRSITPISPTSCKDNIGSMVNDIDMESKMALQRTKQRELISQLKSQLEDLEKYAYEMGDADLPQSVVLERQSIIINHLKEKLNFNVDDLCKLPVDDLRWQVDYAISQIVSPLKMKEQLVSQLKTQIADLERFINYLQGEVSTETLACTCACPVHTNGSGSFNHTKRFGKRAIDNESKTKTLNTVKKVVTLLHMFIISQLGCGSERVRRNLNKNSIYNWRDLRTRLDIAVEHVLSTIIENEHQLEDDDVGGDEYTSDSDSASTHCNAKLTSAIRKHLAASIRDLLQHGLMSDLRSNSVVPFMGCFHQRSPSSANFMHAWELILKYYEIKNGHYYNSSPAQKLSQSFNLDLVGKATSAKQSLLITIGNIIASHSPYKRSRDSHFKAFICAALNANKLVVWLKLILQCQYLLECHYTSWSYVVKTGFQDAFHTLDKLTRYKFDLPVDLAVRQFQNIKDAF from the exons ATG gaaCAAGAAGAGATGTTAACGTATCAGGTAATTAATACCATTGAACGTAAGACTTGTGAAAATGATGATATTGAGAATTCTGACGAAAGTGATAGACCATCGGGTGAGAGATGGGCTCCCGTTGGGGCTAATGACGGGGACAATGACTTTGGTGACGAATATAAATACGTTGATAGTATAGGAAA CCTTTCAAACGACATGGAAAGATTAAAGATTTTAGAAGAGGAACAGGAGATGCTCAATTCGTCTCTCATAGCATTGACTACACATTTTGCACAA gTACAATTTCGTCTACGACAAATTGTAGACGCACCGACTAACGAAAAGGAGACATTGCTTAAAGAATTGGAAGAGTTTGCTTTTAGAGGTATACCTGATGTaccaaataatttattatttgaaagcAGATCTATTACACCTATTTCTCCAACGTCTTGTAAAGATAAT ATTGGAAGCATGGTTAATGACATAGATATGGAATCTAAAATGGCATTACAGAGAACTAAACAAAGGGAATTAATTAGTCAGTTAAAATCACAATTGGAAGATTTAGAAAAGTATGCGTACGAAATGGGTGATGCAGATTTACCGCAAAGCGTTGTCTTAGAACGTCAAAGTATAATAATCA atcacttgaaggaaaaattaaatttcaatgtaGACGATTTATGTAAGTTACCAGTAGATGATTTAAGGTGGCAAGTTGATTATGCAATAAGTCAA ATAGTTAGCCCTTTGAAGATGAAAGAACAATTGGTGTCACAATTGAAAACACAAATTGCTGATTTAGAacgttttataaattatcttcaAGGAGAAGTGAGTACGGAAACGTTGGCATGCACATGCGCTTGTCCGGTACATACAAATGGTTCTGGCTCATTTAATCATACTAAAAGATTTGGGAAAAGGGCAATAGATAACGAAAGTAAAACTAAAACATTGAATACTGTTAAAAAGGTCGTAACACTCTtacatatgtttataatatcaCAATTGGGATGTGGTAGCGAGCGGGTACgaagaaatttgaataaaaattcaatatataattgGCGTGATTTAAGAACTAGATTAGATATTGCAGTTGAGCACGTTTTAAGTACTATAATAGAAAACGAACATCAGCTTGAGGATGATGACGTAGGTGGTGACGAATACACATCTGATTCGGATTCTGCATCAACTCATTGTAATGCAAAACTAACATCTGCCATAAGGAAGCATCTAGCAGCTTCCATTAGAGATTTGTTACAACATGGTTTAATGTCTGATCTACGTTCTAACAGTGTAGTGCCATTTATGGGATGTTTCCATCAAAGAAGTCCTTCCTCTGCTAATTTTATGCATGCTTGGGaacttattttaaaatattacgaaataaagaatggccattattataattccaGTCCGGCGCAAAAATTATCGCAAAGCTTTAATTTAGATCTTGTTGGCAAAGCTACATCTGCCAAACAG aGTTTATTAATTACCATAGGGAATATTATTGCTTCGCATAGCCCTTATAAACGAAGCCGTGATTCACATTTTAAAGCATTTATATGTGCAGCTTTAAA tGCAAATAAGTTGGTGGTTTGGCTAAAGCTCATTTTACAATGCCAATATCTTTTAGAATGTCATTACACGTCATGGAGTTATGTGGTGAAAACAG GATTTCAAGATGCATTTCATACTCTCGACAAACTTACAAGATATAAGTTCGATCTGCCAGTTGATTTAGCTGTACgtcaatttcaaaatataaaggaCGCATTTTGA
- the LOC124946452 gene encoding RUN domain-containing protein 1 isoform X1 encodes MEQEEMLTYQVINTIERKTCENDDIENSDESDRPSGERWAPVGANDGDNDFGDEYKYVDSIGNLSNDMERLKILEEEQEMLNSSLIALTTHFAQVQFRLRQIVDAPTNEKETLLKELEEFAFRGIPDVPNNLLFESRSITPISPTSCKDNQIGSMVNDIDMESKMALQRTKQRELISQLKSQLEDLEKYAYEMGDADLPQSVVLERQSIIINHLKEKLNFNVDDLCKLPVDDLRWQVDYAISQIVSPLKMKEQLVSQLKTQIADLERFINYLQGEVSTETLACTCACPVHTNGSGSFNHTKRFGKRAIDNESKTKTLNTVKKVVTLLHMFIISQLGCGSERVRRNLNKNSIYNWRDLRTRLDIAVEHVLSTIIENEHQLEDDDVGGDEYTSDSDSASTHCNAKLTSAIRKHLAASIRDLLQHGLMSDLRSNSVVPFMGCFHQRSPSSANFMHAWELILKYYEIKNGHYYNSSPAQKLSQSFNLDLVGKATSAKQSLLITIGNIIASHSPYKRSRDSHFKAFICAALNANKLVVWLKLILQCQYLLECHYTSWSYVVKTGFQDAFHTLDKLTRYKFDLPVDLAVRQFQNIKDAF; translated from the exons ATG gaaCAAGAAGAGATGTTAACGTATCAGGTAATTAATACCATTGAACGTAAGACTTGTGAAAATGATGATATTGAGAATTCTGACGAAAGTGATAGACCATCGGGTGAGAGATGGGCTCCCGTTGGGGCTAATGACGGGGACAATGACTTTGGTGACGAATATAAATACGTTGATAGTATAGGAAA CCTTTCAAACGACATGGAAAGATTAAAGATTTTAGAAGAGGAACAGGAGATGCTCAATTCGTCTCTCATAGCATTGACTACACATTTTGCACAA gTACAATTTCGTCTACGACAAATTGTAGACGCACCGACTAACGAAAAGGAGACATTGCTTAAAGAATTGGAAGAGTTTGCTTTTAGAGGTATACCTGATGTaccaaataatttattatttgaaagcAGATCTATTACACCTATTTCTCCAACGTCTTGTAAAGATAAT CAGATTGGAAGCATGGTTAATGACATAGATATGGAATCTAAAATGGCATTACAGAGAACTAAACAAAGGGAATTAATTAGTCAGTTAAAATCACAATTGGAAGATTTAGAAAAGTATGCGTACGAAATGGGTGATGCAGATTTACCGCAAAGCGTTGTCTTAGAACGTCAAAGTATAATAATCA atcacttgaaggaaaaattaaatttcaatgtaGACGATTTATGTAAGTTACCAGTAGATGATTTAAGGTGGCAAGTTGATTATGCAATAAGTCAA ATAGTTAGCCCTTTGAAGATGAAAGAACAATTGGTGTCACAATTGAAAACACAAATTGCTGATTTAGAacgttttataaattatcttcaAGGAGAAGTGAGTACGGAAACGTTGGCATGCACATGCGCTTGTCCGGTACATACAAATGGTTCTGGCTCATTTAATCATACTAAAAGATTTGGGAAAAGGGCAATAGATAACGAAAGTAAAACTAAAACATTGAATACTGTTAAAAAGGTCGTAACACTCTtacatatgtttataatatcaCAATTGGGATGTGGTAGCGAGCGGGTACgaagaaatttgaataaaaattcaatatataattgGCGTGATTTAAGAACTAGATTAGATATTGCAGTTGAGCACGTTTTAAGTACTATAATAGAAAACGAACATCAGCTTGAGGATGATGACGTAGGTGGTGACGAATACACATCTGATTCGGATTCTGCATCAACTCATTGTAATGCAAAACTAACATCTGCCATAAGGAAGCATCTAGCAGCTTCCATTAGAGATTTGTTACAACATGGTTTAATGTCTGATCTACGTTCTAACAGTGTAGTGCCATTTATGGGATGTTTCCATCAAAGAAGTCCTTCCTCTGCTAATTTTATGCATGCTTGGGaacttattttaaaatattacgaaataaagaatggccattattataattccaGTCCGGCGCAAAAATTATCGCAAAGCTTTAATTTAGATCTTGTTGGCAAAGCTACATCTGCCAAACAG aGTTTATTAATTACCATAGGGAATATTATTGCTTCGCATAGCCCTTATAAACGAAGCCGTGATTCACATTTTAAAGCATTTATATGTGCAGCTTTAAA tGCAAATAAGTTGGTGGTTTGGCTAAAGCTCATTTTACAATGCCAATATCTTTTAGAATGTCATTACACGTCATGGAGTTATGTGGTGAAAACAG GATTTCAAGATGCATTTCATACTCTCGACAAACTTACAAGATATAAGTTCGATCTGCCAGTTGATTTAGCTGTACgtcaatttcaaaatataaaggaCGCATTTTGA
- the LOC124946502 gene encoding tyrosine-protein kinase transmembrane receptor Ror2, which produces MVLWIISFTAIVLHITIVQSKLVPQGYCALYSGKICKKYLTEIGKVWFNNSFDNPGGLLNEQITTDLWEEIIETLVEPCRSAAEQMLCLYAFPRCHESVGLPLCYEDCVAVHHFCFNKWIIIEDQKQKGIYIRSRGHFSLPDCQSLPRIVKGKVTCSEAHLTDIKEELVTYDCIKGNGRYYMGKLNKTKGGLDCQPWSAQVPHNHDKPPNIFPQIQKDENYCRNVDGIESMPWCFTMDPETRWQHCDIPICDNTTDTIIEIDPKDLTIYTIITPSFILALSSLGFVFIAVIVLLILLKRRLHKRHQGYNPTESQDVNIDLDKLPSNEAYHKTSAKLNPKLEKLEFPRNNIIYVRDLGQGAFGRVFQAKAPGLVPGEEFTNVAVKMLKEEASDDLLVDFEREACLLAEFNHPNIVKLLGVCALGRPMCLLFEYMGRGDLNEFLRSCSPGNYIIRSLERDGTFTDSQLSHMDLINIALQVASGMVYLSDRKFVHRDLATRNCLINDQMIVKIADFGLSQKIYLQDYYKGDEQDAIPVRWMPLESILYNKYTVESDVWAFAVCLWEIFSFALQPYYGMTHEEVVKYIKEGNVLQCPDNTPLSIYELMKLCWNRRPSDRPTFRAIYERLDTIKHEIEAENKTDSVALRIHV; this is translated from the exons atggTGCTTTGGATTATTTCCTTCACGGCAATTGTTTTGCACATTACTATTGTACAAAGTa aGCTAGTACCACAAGGTTATTGTGCCCTTTATAGTGGTAAAATATGCAAAAAATATCTCACAGAGATTGGAAAAGTATggtttaataattcatttgataATCCTGGTGGATTGTTGAACGAACAAATAACAACTGATTTATgggaagaaataatagaaactcTTGTAGAACCATGTCGTTCAGCGGCTGAA CAAATGCTATGCTTATATGCATTTCCACGGTGCCACGAATCAGTAGGACTGCCATTGTGTTATGAGGATTGTGTAGCAGTACatcatttttgtttcaatAAATGGATAATAATTGAGGACCAAAAGCAAAAAGGTATTTATATCAGATCACGTGGCCATTTTAGTTTACCAGATTGTCAAAGTTTACCAAGAATAGTCAAAGGAAAAGTCACTTGCTCTGAGGCCCATTTAActgatataaaagaagaacttGTCACTT atgaCTGTATCAAAGGTAATGGTAGATATTACATgggaaaattgaataaaacaaaaggtGGATTAGATTGTCAACCATGGAGTGCTCAAGTTCCACATAATCATGATAAACCACCAAATATTTTTCCACAAATTCAAAAGGATGAAAATTATTGTAGAAATGTAGATGGGATTGAATCTATGCCATGGTGTTTCACTATGGATCCTGAGACACGCTGGCAACATTGTGATATTCCTATATGTG ATAATACCACAGATACaataattgaaattgatcCAAAAGATTTgacaatatatacaattatcaCTCCATCATTTATATTAGCACTATCTTCATTGGGATTTGTATTCATTGCTGTGATTGTACTTCTTATACTTTTAAAGCGAAGACTTCATAAAAGACATCAAGGATATAATCCAACTGAAAGtcag GATGTTAACATTGATTTGGACAAATTGCCAAGCAATGAAGCATACCATAAAACAAGTGCAAAGCTTAATCCAAAATTGGAGAAACTTGAATTTccacgaaataatattatttatgtacgaGATTTAGGTCAGGGTGCCTTTGGTCGAGTATTTCAGGCTAAAGCACCTGGTCTTGTGCCAGGTGAAGAATTCACAAACGTTGCGGTAAAAATGTTAAAGGAGGAAGCATCAGATGATTTGCTCGTAGATTTTGAAAGAGAAGCATGTTTGCTTGCAGAATTTAATCATCCAAATATTGTTAAGTTGTTGGGTGTGTGTGCATTAGGACGTCCAATGTGTCTCCTATTTGAATATATGGGACGTGgtgatttaaatgaatttctaCGCTCATGTTCGCCCGGGAATTACATTATTCGAAGCTTAGAGAGAGATGGTACATTCACAGACTCTCAATTATCGCATatggatttaattaatattgctTTGCAAGTAGCATCTGGAATGGTATATTTATCGGACAGAAAATTTGTACATCGTGACCTTGCAACTagaaattgtttaataaacGATCAAATGATCGTGAAAATTGCGGATTTTGGATTATCACAAAAGATATATCTTCAAGATTATTATAAAGGCGACGAACAGGATGCTATTCCAGTTAGATGGATGCCACTTGAGAGCATACTTTATAACAAATACACTGTTGAATCTGATGTATGGGCTTTTGCTGTATGCTTGTGGGAAATTTTTAGTTTTGCGCTTCAACCATATTATGGAATGACTCATGAAGAAGTTGTTAAATACATCAAAGAAGGCAATGTTCTTCAATGTCCTGATAATACACCTTTATCAATATACGAATTAATGAAACTTTGTTGGAATAGAAGACCATCCGACAGGCCTACATTTAGAGCAATTTATGAACGACTCGATACAATAAAACACGAAATAGAAGCAGAGAATAAAACGGATAGTGTGGCTTTGCGCATTCATGTCTGA
- the LOC124957771 gene encoding S-adenosylmethionine mitochondrial carrier protein-like isoform X2 gives MTLYEKNLKSFAEKHVLFTSILAGASAGICVDTVLFPLDTIKTRLQSQYGFLPSGGFKGLYRGLYPVLIGSTPTAALFFVTYENIKVYAEPLISKRYHSLIHMGAASLSEMVACIVRVPVEVMKQRKQALLLDKGNFNIKLLYRGYWSTVLRDMPFSLIQFPLWEYFKNIWSLYVKRDIYSIESAICGSLAGAFSAAITTPLDVAKTRIMLANKMVQSSELKLSTTLRSIYIEKGINGCWL, from the exons atgacattgtacgagaaaaatttaaaaagttttgcTGAAAAGCATGTATTATTTACGTCTATACTT GCAGGAGCTAGTGCAGGTATATGTGTGGATACTGTTTTGTTTCCTTTAGATACCATTAAAACTAGATTACAAAGTCAATATGGATTTTTACCATCAGGTGGTTTTAAAGGACTTTATCGTGGTTTATATCCTGTATTAATTGGTTCTACGCCAACCG CtgcattattttttgttacttatgaaaatataaaagtatatgcTGAACCTTTGATATCCAAAAGATATCATTCTTTAATACATATGGGAGCAGCATCGCTATCGGAAatg gTAGCATGTATAGTACGCGTACCCGTAGAAGTTATGAAACAAAGGAAACAGGCTTTGTTATTAGATAAGGgcaatttcaatataaaacttttataccGTGGTTATTGGAGTACCGTATTAAGAGATATGCCATTTAGTTTAATACAATTTCCATTAtgggaatattttaaaaatatttggtcTCTTTACGtcaaaagagatatatattctattgaaAGTGCAATATGTGGATCATTGGCAG gaGCTTTCTCAGCAGCTATAACAACTCCATTGGATGTTGCAAAGACAAGAATAATGTTAGCTAATAAAATGGTACAAAGTTCCGAATTGAAATTATCTACAACATTACGTTCAATATATATCGAGAAAGGCATAAATGG GTGTTGGTTATAG
- the LOC124957771 gene encoding S-adenosylmethionine mitochondrial carrier protein-like isoform X1 — MTLYEKNLKSFAEKHVLFTSILAGASAGICVDTVLFPLDTIKTRLQSQYGFLPSGGFKGLYRGLYPVLIGSTPTAALFFVTYENIKVYAEPLISKRYHSLIHMGAASLSEMVACIVRVPVEVMKQRKQALLLDKGNFNIKLLYRGYWSTVLRDMPFSLIQFPLWEYFKNIWSLYVKRDIYSIESAICGSLAGAFSAAITTPLDVAKTRIMLANKMVQSSELKLSTTLRSIYIEKGINGLFAGVGYRVMWISIGGFIFFGVYEEAKLLTLNALAFMTKEKKERIIISS, encoded by the exons atgacattgtacgagaaaaatttaaaaagttttgcTGAAAAGCATGTATTATTTACGTCTATACTT GCAGGAGCTAGTGCAGGTATATGTGTGGATACTGTTTTGTTTCCTTTAGATACCATTAAAACTAGATTACAAAGTCAATATGGATTTTTACCATCAGGTGGTTTTAAAGGACTTTATCGTGGTTTATATCCTGTATTAATTGGTTCTACGCCAACCG CtgcattattttttgttacttatgaaaatataaaagtatatgcTGAACCTTTGATATCCAAAAGATATCATTCTTTAATACATATGGGAGCAGCATCGCTATCGGAAatg gTAGCATGTATAGTACGCGTACCCGTAGAAGTTATGAAACAAAGGAAACAGGCTTTGTTATTAGATAAGGgcaatttcaatataaaacttttataccGTGGTTATTGGAGTACCGTATTAAGAGATATGCCATTTAGTTTAATACAATTTCCATTAtgggaatattttaaaaatatttggtcTCTTTACGtcaaaagagatatatattctattgaaAGTGCAATATGTGGATCATTGGCAG gaGCTTTCTCAGCAGCTATAACAACTCCATTGGATGTTGCAAAGACAAGAATAATGTTAGCTAATAAAATGGTACAAAGTTCCGAATTGAAATTATCTACAACATTACGTTCAATATATATCGAGAAAGGCATAAATGG CCTTTTCGCAGGTGTTGGTTATAGAGTAATGTGGATTAGTATAGGtggttttatattttttggagTATACGAAGAGGcaaaattattaacgttaaatgCGTTGGCATTTATgactaaagagaaaaaagaacgtataATTATTTCCAGCTAA